The following proteins are co-located in the Noviherbaspirillum sp. UKPF54 genome:
- the fliF gene encoding flagellar basal-body MS-ring/collar protein FliF, whose product MAIVAEEDKKTSPNNLLNLVRTPNGRNIALMVGVAAVAAAMAGVWMWGQQPEYRVLFSNYSDRDGGAIVASLQQMNVPYKFAEGGGAILVPADRVHDARLKLASQGLPKGGNVGFELMENQRLGVSQFLEQVNFQRALEGELARSIQSVAAVQAARVHLALPKNSVFVRDQQKPTASVLLNLHPGRALDRQQVSAIVHLVASSVPELSTKNVTVVDQEGNLLSETGKQPGANGLDPTQLKYVQELQQSIVHRIESIITPIVGANNVRAEATADVDFSTSEQAAEMYKPNQGDNPAAVRSQHSSEMRNGGNTASGVPGALTNQPPAPATAPLTTPPGAPATANAAASANGANGATASGPTQRDSTVNYEVDKTVRYVQQPMGGIKRLSVAVVVNYKRVVEKGGKVAYKPLSDAEKAQIADLVKEAMGYNKERGDSLNVVNSPFAGLDKEAQAEPPIWKQPEMLDLAKEAGKYLLIALVTLFMYFKLLRPLLDRLTAKEEEKTEALPAPVLDEEGNPIPQPAASAIDDLSDLNDDEATPAISNYQRRLEAAKRLAKENPKVVANVVKEWVTE is encoded by the coding sequence ATGGCAATAGTTGCGGAAGAGGACAAGAAGACCTCTCCCAACAATCTGCTGAACCTCGTGCGCACGCCGAACGGACGCAACATTGCGCTGATGGTCGGCGTCGCGGCCGTGGCCGCGGCGATGGCAGGCGTGTGGATGTGGGGGCAGCAGCCGGAGTACCGGGTATTGTTCTCCAATTACTCCGATCGCGATGGCGGCGCCATCGTGGCGTCGCTACAACAGATGAACGTGCCGTACAAGTTCGCCGAGGGCGGCGGCGCCATCCTCGTGCCGGCCGACCGCGTGCACGACGCACGCCTCAAGCTGGCGTCGCAGGGGCTGCCCAAGGGCGGCAATGTCGGCTTCGAGCTGATGGAGAACCAGCGGCTTGGCGTCTCCCAATTCCTTGAGCAGGTGAACTTTCAGCGCGCACTGGAGGGCGAACTGGCGCGTTCCATCCAGTCCGTCGCCGCGGTGCAGGCCGCCCGAGTCCACCTGGCGCTGCCGAAAAATTCGGTGTTCGTGCGCGACCAGCAAAAGCCGACAGCTTCCGTGCTGCTGAACCTGCATCCGGGGCGCGCGCTGGACCGGCAACAGGTCAGCGCGATCGTCCACCTGGTGGCCAGCAGCGTGCCGGAGCTGAGCACGAAGAACGTCACCGTGGTAGACCAGGAAGGCAACCTGTTGTCCGAAACCGGCAAGCAGCCGGGCGCCAACGGGCTGGACCCGACGCAGCTGAAATACGTACAGGAACTGCAACAGAGCATCGTGCACCGCATCGAGTCGATCATCACCCCGATCGTCGGCGCCAACAACGTGCGCGCCGAGGCGACCGCGGACGTCGACTTCTCGACCAGCGAGCAAGCGGCCGAAATGTACAAGCCCAACCAGGGCGACAACCCGGCCGCCGTGCGCAGCCAGCACAGCAGCGAGATGCGTAACGGCGGCAATACCGCCTCCGGCGTTCCCGGCGCCTTGACCAACCAGCCGCCGGCGCCGGCGACCGCGCCGCTGACCACGCCGCCCGGCGCGCCGGCGACCGCAAATGCAGCGGCAAGCGCGAACGGGGCCAACGGCGCCACCGCATCCGGCCCGACCCAGCGTGATTCGACCGTCAACTATGAAGTCGACAAGACCGTGCGCTACGTACAGCAGCCGATGGGCGGCATCAAGCGCCTGTCCGTAGCCGTGGTGGTCAACTACAAGAGGGTCGTCGAAAAAGGCGGCAAGGTCGCCTACAAGCCGCTCTCCGACGCAGAAAAGGCGCAGATCGCCGACCTGGTCAAGGAAGCGATGGGCTACAACAAGGAGCGCGGCGACAGCCTGAACGTGGTCAACAGCCCGTTCGCCGGCCTGGACAAGGAAGCGCAGGCCGAGCCGCCGATCTGGAAGCAGCCGGAAATGCTGGACCTGGCGAAGGAAGCGGGCAAATACCTGCTGATCGCCCTGGTCACCCTGTTCATGTATTTCAAGCTGCTGCGCCCCCTGCTTGACCGCCTGACAGCGAAGGAAGAGGAAAAAACCGAGGCCCTGCCGGCACCGGTGCTGGACGAGGAAGGCAATCCGATTCCGCAGCCGGCGGCCAGCGCCATCGACGACCTGTCGGATCTGAATGACGATGAGGCGACGCCGGCGATCAGCAATTATCAGCGTCGCCTGGAAGCGGCCAAGCGCCTGGCCAAGGAAAACCCGAAAGTGGTGGCCAATGTTGTTAAGGAATGGGTAACCGAATGA
- a CDS encoding flagellar brake protein: MTSEFDDDSQDLSRYRVYSRREIVNLLRTVGARNQLVRMQANNGADAVITSILEVDDSGDAVIIDRAQSALTNERILQSDEIAFETVLENIRILFFASHVDSCIHEGRPALSMAIPESLIRLQRREYYRVPAPVANPVRCAFAIPGETGQAGGTVIVPLQNISAGGIAVVDEKKQIPATLGVIYEKCRIELPGGVIETRLELMNIHDLKLTNGKTTRRLGFMFVDISNAALAAVQRYITKLEREQNARATGMA, from the coding sequence ATGACTTCCGAATTTGACGACGACAGCCAGGATTTGAGTCGCTACCGGGTCTACTCGCGGCGGGAAATCGTCAACCTGCTGCGCACGGTGGGCGCGCGCAATCAACTGGTGCGCATGCAGGCCAATAACGGCGCCGATGCCGTCATCACTTCGATTCTGGAGGTCGACGACTCCGGCGACGCGGTGATTATCGATCGTGCGCAAAGCGCGCTGACCAACGAGCGCATCCTTCAAAGCGACGAGATCGCCTTTGAAACCGTACTGGAAAACATCCGCATCCTGTTTTTCGCGTCGCACGTCGACAGCTGCATCCATGAGGGCCGCCCGGCCTTATCCATGGCAATTCCGGAAAGCCTGATTCGCCTGCAACGGCGCGAGTACTACCGAGTGCCGGCTCCGGTCGCAAATCCGGTCCGCTGCGCCTTTGCCATTCCCGGCGAAACAGGCCAAGCCGGCGGGACGGTCATCGTCCCTCTGCAAAACATCAGTGCAGGCGGCATTGCCGTCGTCGATGAAAAAAAACAGATTCCCGCCACACTTGGCGTCATCTATGAGAAATGCCGCATCGAACTGCCGGGCGGCGTCATCGAAACCAGGCTCGAGCTCATGAACATCCACGATCTCAAGCTCACCAACGGCAAGACGACGCGTCGCCTGGGTTTCATGTTCGTCGATATTTCCAACGCAGCCCTCGCGGCGGTCCAGCGCTACATCACGAAACTGGAGAGGGAGCAGAATGCACGGGCAACGGGAATGGCCTGA
- a CDS encoding EscU/YscU/HrcU family type III secretion system export apparatus switch protein: MTHPPPPKNAVALAYQSGDSAPKVVAKGRGLVAEQIIERAREHGVFVHESRELVALLTQVDLDEHIPPALYRAVAELLAWVHHIEAAQQGADKV; encoded by the coding sequence ATGACGCATCCGCCCCCTCCCAAGAACGCCGTCGCCCTGGCCTACCAGAGCGGCGATAGCGCCCCCAAGGTGGTGGCCAAGGGCCGCGGCCTGGTCGCCGAACAGATCATTGAGCGGGCCAGGGAGCATGGCGTGTTCGTGCACGAATCGCGCGAGCTGGTCGCCCTGCTTACCCAGGTCGACCTGGACGAGCACATCCCGCCAGCCCTTTATCGCGCCGTTGCGGAACTGTTGGCATGGGTGCATCACATCGAGGCTGCCCAGCAAGGCGCCGACAAGGTATGA
- the fliS gene encoding flagellar export chaperone FliS — translation MFGSMRSGANAYAKVGIETGVVAASPHKLIVMLFDGALAALATALQHMSTGNIPGKGQALSKAISIIDSGLRASLDHKSGGEIAANLDALYEYMSTRLMTANLNNQPELIEEVQRLLQDLRSAWEAIAPAGQAAPEAPPAINDPLAPNISGLVKA, via the coding sequence ATGTTTGGATCTATGCGCAGCGGCGCGAATGCCTACGCCAAGGTCGGGATCGAAACCGGCGTGGTGGCGGCCAGCCCGCACAAACTGATCGTCATGCTGTTCGACGGCGCACTCGCGGCTCTGGCCACGGCGCTGCAACATATGAGTACAGGCAATATCCCAGGCAAGGGACAGGCACTTTCGAAGGCCATCTCCATCATCGATAGCGGCTTGCGCGCCAGCCTCGATCACAAGAGCGGCGGAGAAATCGCAGCCAACCTGGATGCGTTGTACGAATATATGAGCACCCGGCTGATGACCGCCAACCTGAATAACCAGCCGGAACTGATCGAAGAGGTGCAGCGTCTGCTGCAAGATTTGCGAAGCGCATGGGAAGCCATCGCTCCGGCAGGACAGGCAGCGCCGGAAGCGCCGCCCGCAATCAACGACCCTCTCGCCCCCAATATCTCAGGACTAGTAAAGGCTTGA
- a CDS encoding flagellar hook-length control protein FliK, whose protein sequence is MLPRADIVGTRPVASVEATRPAVPVGDTHQELSQRLNRIALGSFLEGEVLSRLHDGTFVVKVADAAVRMNLPAGTQVGETLDLTLVATQPRPAFLLATQVHDNPPALSDAGRLVDWIIHTAKTTGAPTALAGKAPLVASPDADAGQIAASMKDSLESSGLFYESHLEHWAKGERPLTTLLREPQAWHGNPRLLQAALQNASRGMAQAGGTVHLERLIAHLASQPGVPPSLLTALRAAHQSASAAPQPSAGPDVPRDTPPAPLPPASADGEAVPVPPANPQPPETLAAAAKNAVMAAITQIPSETEPTGQPKSMSGESVSMINLQLNALEQHRIAWQGELWPGQTMEWEIGEDTPRGHHGDTQERTWQSVIRFELPALGRVAATIRLAGERVQVQVRAADENTATLLRTHGDALSTALAAAGSPLEQFSVKRDAET, encoded by the coding sequence ATGCTCCCGCGGGCCGACATCGTTGGAACGCGGCCCGTTGCCTCGGTCGAGGCAACCAGGCCGGCCGTCCCGGTCGGCGACACCCACCAGGAATTATCGCAGCGCTTAAACCGGATTGCGCTCGGCTCGTTTCTCGAAGGCGAAGTGCTGTCCCGCCTGCACGACGGGACATTTGTCGTGAAGGTGGCCGATGCCGCCGTGCGGATGAACCTGCCGGCCGGCACCCAGGTCGGCGAAACCCTCGATCTGACGCTGGTGGCGACACAACCGCGCCCGGCCTTTCTTCTCGCCACGCAGGTCCACGACAATCCTCCCGCCCTCAGCGACGCAGGGCGGCTCGTCGACTGGATCATTCATACCGCCAAGACGACGGGTGCGCCGACCGCCCTCGCAGGCAAGGCGCCACTGGTGGCATCGCCTGACGCGGATGCTGGCCAAATCGCGGCATCGATGAAAGACTCGCTGGAATCCAGCGGCCTGTTCTATGAATCCCATCTCGAGCACTGGGCCAAGGGCGAACGCCCGCTGACGACGCTATTGCGCGAACCCCAGGCCTGGCATGGCAACCCCCGCCTGCTTCAGGCTGCGCTGCAGAACGCTTCGCGCGGAATGGCGCAGGCCGGCGGCACCGTGCACCTCGAGCGGTTGATTGCGCACCTGGCCAGCCAGCCGGGCGTCCCGCCAAGCCTGCTGACTGCACTGCGCGCAGCGCATCAATCCGCCTCTGCAGCCCCCCAGCCGTCAGCCGGTCCGGATGTGCCGCGCGACACCCCTCCCGCGCCGCTGCCACCGGCGAGCGCGGATGGCGAAGCCGTGCCCGTACCGCCGGCGAACCCGCAGCCGCCCGAGACATTAGCTGCGGCGGCGAAAAATGCGGTAATGGCCGCAATCACCCAAATTCCAAGCGAGACCGAGCCCACCGGGCAGCCAAAATCGATGAGCGGCGAATCGGTCAGCATGATCAACCTGCAATTGAACGCACTCGAACAGCACCGGATCGCATGGCAAGGCGAGTTGTGGCCCGGCCAAACGATGGAGTGGGAGATCGGCGAAGACACGCCGCGAGGCCATCACGGCGACACGCAGGAGCGGACGTGGCAAAGCGTGATCCGCTTCGAGCTGCCGGCCTTGGGCAGGGTGGCGGCAACCATCCGGCTTGCCGGCGAGCGTGTGCAGGTCCAGGTCCGGGCCGCCGACGAAAACACCGCGACGCTGCTGCGCACGCATGGCGATGCCTTAAGCACGGCCCTGGCGGCGGCGGGATCGCCATTGGAACAGTTTTCCGTGAAACGCGATGCAGAGACATAG
- the fliE gene encoding flagellar hook-basal body complex protein FliE, translating into MKPGMIDTSRIEAMVSQLKAAAAAAKGDVKQVDEEKPAARADFAAALRASLDSVNNAQHNAEQLGQRFALGDDSVNLSDVMISMQKANISFQATVQVRNKLVSAYQDIMNMQV; encoded by the coding sequence ATGAAACCAGGGATGATCGACACCAGCCGCATCGAAGCCATGGTGTCGCAATTGAAGGCTGCCGCGGCCGCCGCCAAGGGCGACGTCAAGCAGGTCGATGAGGAAAAGCCGGCGGCCAGGGCCGACTTCGCGGCGGCGCTGCGCGCGTCGCTCGACTCCGTCAACAATGCGCAGCATAACGCGGAGCAGCTCGGCCAGCGGTTTGCTTTGGGCGACGACAGCGTCAACCTGTCGGACGTGATGATCTCCATGCAAAAGGCCAATATCTCCTTCCAGGCCACCGTTCAAGTCCGTAACAAGCTGGTCTCGGCATATCAGGACATCATGAACATGCAGGTGTGA
- the fliJ gene encoding flagellar export protein FliJ, translated as MAIPSALDTLIELATQQTDEAAKRLGRAIRNGEDAEQKLQLLLQYRDDYMARFQTTLQAGLSASSYRNFQHFIDKLDEAIKGQQRVVQDAQRRVTRERGAWQDSERKRMSYDTLATRAEKVRQLKETRRDQKQTDEFAARLLFNKR; from the coding sequence ATGGCTATCCCTTCCGCACTCGACACGCTGATCGAACTGGCAACGCAACAGACCGACGAGGCCGCCAAGCGTCTTGGGCGCGCGATCCGGAACGGCGAAGACGCCGAGCAAAAACTGCAATTGCTGCTGCAATACCGCGACGACTACATGGCGCGCTTCCAGACGACGCTGCAAGCCGGCCTGAGCGCGTCGAGCTATCGCAATTTCCAGCACTTCATCGACAAGCTCGACGAGGCCATCAAGGGACAGCAGCGCGTCGTGCAGGACGCCCAGCGGCGCGTGACAAGGGAGCGCGGCGCGTGGCAGGACAGCGAGCGCAAGCGCATGTCCTACGATACGCTGGCGACGCGTGCCGAAAAGGTGCGTCAATTGAAGGAAACGCGGCGCGACCAGAAACAAACGGATGAATTCGCAGCGCGGCTGCTGTTCAACAAACGCTAG
- the fliH gene encoding flagellar assembly protein FliH has product MSSSRIPKEQLTAYQRWELASFDEPSPAEKAAAALADQIKKATDEARNASYAAGIEEGRAAGFEQGKAQGFDQGYADGLAQGRAQAEQERAQLLQIAQVFGEEIALANEKIASDILDLALDLSKAMLKNALQVRPDLVIPVIGEAIRYLPSLQQPALLFLHPEDAKLASTLMGEELATAGWRIVEDATMERGGCRVDTASNQVDATATSRWQRIAAALGKDSDWLAP; this is encoded by the coding sequence ATGAGTTCCAGCAGGATTCCCAAGGAACAATTGACCGCCTATCAGCGCTGGGAGCTGGCATCGTTCGACGAGCCCTCCCCGGCCGAAAAGGCGGCGGCAGCACTGGCCGACCAGATCAAGAAAGCCACGGACGAAGCACGCAACGCATCTTATGCGGCGGGAATCGAGGAAGGCCGCGCAGCCGGATTCGAACAGGGCAAGGCGCAGGGCTTCGATCAGGGCTACGCCGACGGGCTCGCCCAAGGCCGCGCCCAGGCGGAACAGGAGCGCGCGCAACTGCTGCAGATCGCGCAAGTCTTCGGCGAAGAAATCGCCCTGGCCAACGAGAAGATCGCATCGGATATCCTGGATCTGGCCCTCGACCTGTCCAAGGCGATGCTGAAAAACGCGCTCCAAGTGCGCCCCGATCTGGTCATTCCGGTCATCGGTGAAGCGATCCGCTACCTGCCCTCGCTGCAACAACCGGCCCTGCTCTTCCTGCATCCGGAAGACGCCAAGCTGGCCAGCACGCTGATGGGAGAAGAACTGGCCACGGCCGGCTGGCGCATCGTCGAGGATGCGACCATGGAGCGTGGCGGTTGCCGCGTCGATACGGCGAGCAACCAGGTCGATGCCACAGCCACGAGCCGCTGGCAACGCATCGCCGCCGCCCTCGGCAAGGATTCCGATTGGCTGGCGCCATGA
- a CDS encoding flagellar hook-length control protein FliK, translating to MGAGTRPEGGLDGGQRCAKRVIDAQPPDLGPLQVVLHVSDNQATANFTAAQPEVRHALEAAMPKLREMLGDAGIQLGQANVNAGNPNNNPQNAFAQPQQASRHGTSAADDSGDAATVHVAPTRTISTGEGLVNTFA from the coding sequence ATGGGAGCAGGCACTCGGCCAGAAGGTGGTCTGGATGGTGGGCAGCGATGTGCAAAGCGCGTCATTGACGCTCAACCCCCCGACCTCGGCCCGCTGCAGGTCGTGCTGCATGTATCCGACAACCAGGCAACCGCCAACTTCACCGCGGCGCAGCCGGAAGTGCGCCACGCGCTGGAGGCCGCGATGCCCAAGTTGCGCGAAATGCTGGGTGATGCCGGCATTCAGCTCGGCCAGGCCAACGTCAATGCTGGCAATCCGAACAACAATCCGCAAAACGCCTTCGCGCAACCGCAACAAGCGTCGCGCCATGGAACTAGTGCGGCTGACGACAGTGGCGATGCAGCCACCGTGCACGTTGCCCCAACCCGGACAATCTCGACCGGCGAAGGATTGGTTAACACCTTCGCCTGA
- the fliI gene encoding flagellar protein export ATPase FliI, translating into MDAPHSSRWQSYLRDCSAILSISEPLLVSGRITRVTGLVMEAVGLRLPIGAACTVPLASGTRIEAEVVGFQDDRLFLMPQSDVEGVVPGTRVLPLELAHSLPRPGAVSHPRRRPSDRGRHLPVGSELLGRVLDAAGRPLDNLGPLNASHVAPLNARAANPLSRAPIQDILDVGVRAVNSLLTVGRGQRMGLFAGSGVGKSVLLGMMARYTSADVIVVGLIGERGREVKEFIEQILGPEGLARSVVVAAPADTSPLMRLQGTAYATAIAEHFRDEGKNVLLIMDSLTRYAMAQREIALAIGEPPATKGYPPSVFAKLPALVERAGNGKEGGGSITAFYTVLTEGDDQQDPIADAARAILDGHIVLNRSLAEAGHYPAIDIEQSISRAMHSITSHDHQSLARRVKKLTSSFQRSRDLISVGAYSAGSDRVLDEAIAKHDKIEAFLQQDISERAGLAESLGQLSALFQ; encoded by the coding sequence ATGGACGCGCCGCACAGCAGCCGCTGGCAATCCTACCTGCGCGATTGCAGCGCGATACTGTCCATTTCCGAGCCGCTGCTGGTGTCGGGCCGCATCACGCGTGTCACCGGCCTGGTGATGGAAGCGGTCGGGCTGCGCCTGCCGATCGGCGCCGCCTGCACCGTGCCGCTGGCCAGTGGCACGCGTATCGAAGCAGAAGTGGTCGGATTCCAGGATGACCGCCTGTTCCTCATGCCGCAAAGCGACGTCGAAGGTGTCGTGCCAGGCACCCGCGTCCTGCCACTAGAACTCGCCCACAGCCTGCCCCGCCCGGGCGCGGTCAGCCATCCGCGCCGGCGCCCGAGCGACCGCGGTCGGCACCTCCCGGTCGGCAGCGAATTGCTGGGCCGCGTGCTCGATGCCGCCGGCCGCCCGCTCGACAACCTCGGCCCTCTCAATGCGTCGCATGTCGCGCCCCTGAACGCGCGCGCAGCCAACCCGCTCTCGCGCGCACCGATCCAGGACATACTCGACGTCGGCGTACGCGCGGTCAACAGCCTGCTGACGGTCGGCCGCGGCCAGCGCATGGGCCTGTTCGCCGGCTCCGGCGTCGGCAAGAGCGTCCTGCTCGGCATGATGGCGCGCTACACAAGCGCCGATGTGATCGTGGTCGGCCTGATCGGCGAACGGGGACGCGAAGTCAAGGAATTCATCGAGCAGATTCTCGGCCCGGAAGGGCTGGCGCGCTCGGTGGTGGTGGCCGCCCCGGCCGATACTTCGCCCTTGATGCGCCTGCAGGGCACCGCCTACGCCACCGCGATCGCCGAGCACTTCCGCGACGAAGGGAAAAATGTCTTGCTGATCATGGATTCGCTGACCCGTTACGCGATGGCGCAGCGCGAAATCGCCCTGGCGATCGGCGAACCGCCGGCCACCAAAGGCTACCCGCCGTCGGTGTTCGCCAAGCTGCCGGCGCTGGTGGAACGCGCTGGCAACGGCAAGGAAGGCGGCGGTTCGATCACCGCGTTCTATACCGTACTGACCGAGGGCGACGACCAGCAGGATCCGATCGCCGATGCGGCACGCGCCATCCTCGACGGCCATATCGTGCTCAACCGCTCGCTGGCCGAAGCCGGCCACTATCCGGCAATCGATATCGAACAATCGATCAGCCGCGCAATGCATTCGATTACCTCGCACGACCACCAGAGCCTCGCGCGCCGCGTGAAAAAGCTGACTTCGAGTTTCCAGCGCAGCCGTGACCTGATCAGCGTCGGCGCGTACAGCGCGGGATCCGACCGCGTGCTGGACGAAGCGATCGCCAAACATGACAAAATTGAAGCATTCCTGCAGCAGGATATCAGCGAGCGCGCCGGCCTAGCCGAGAGCTTGGGGCAACTTTCCGCGCTATTCCAGTGA
- the fliG gene encoding flagellar motor switch protein FliG, with amino-acid sequence MSDIGVQKAAILMLALGEDEAVEVMKYLGPREVQKLGTAMSTMKSVTTEELESVLQEFRLRTKTNTSFGLDSDDYIRNVLTKALGDDKATSLLNRILGAREARGIESLKWMDAQSVAELIRNEHPQIIATIMVHLERYHACEVLDHFTERLRNDVVLRIATLDGVQPAALRELNDVLTKLLTGNENLKKKPMGGIRTAAEILNFFSGENESSAMESLKAYDTEMAQQIMDEMFVFENIMDIDDRGVQIILREVQSESLIIALKGASEGLRNKIFKNMSSRAAEMMKEDLESKGPVRLSEVEEKQKEILAIIRRLADEGQVVLGGKGEDTYV; translated from the coding sequence ATGAGCGATATCGGCGTTCAAAAAGCAGCCATACTGATGCTCGCGCTGGGCGAGGATGAAGCAGTCGAGGTAATGAAATACCTCGGTCCGCGCGAAGTACAAAAGCTCGGCACCGCGATGTCCACGATGAAATCGGTGACGACCGAGGAACTCGAAAGCGTGCTGCAGGAGTTCCGCCTGCGAACCAAGACCAACACCTCCTTCGGCCTCGACTCGGATGACTACATCCGCAACGTGCTGACCAAGGCGCTGGGCGACGACAAGGCGACCTCCCTGCTCAACCGCATCCTGGGTGCGCGCGAGGCGCGCGGCATCGAGAGCCTCAAGTGGATGGACGCGCAATCGGTGGCGGAACTGATCCGCAACGAACATCCGCAGATCATCGCCACCATCATGGTGCACCTGGAGCGCTACCATGCGTGCGAAGTGCTCGACCATTTCACCGAGCGCCTGCGCAACGATGTCGTGCTGCGCATCGCCACGCTTGACGGCGTGCAGCCGGCGGCCTTGCGCGAACTGAACGACGTGCTGACCAAGCTTCTGACCGGCAACGAAAACCTGAAGAAGAAGCCGATGGGCGGCATCCGCACCGCGGCCGAAATCCTCAACTTCTTCAGCGGCGAAAACGAATCGTCCGCGATGGAAAGCCTGAAGGCCTACGATACCGAAATGGCGCAGCAGATCATGGACGAGATGTTCGTGTTCGAGAACATCATGGACATCGACGACCGCGGCGTCCAGATCATCCTGCGCGAAGTGCAGTCGGAGTCGCTGATCATCGCCCTGAAAGGCGCCAGCGAAGGCCTGCGCAACAAGATCTTCAAGAACATGTCGTCGCGTGCGGCAGAGATGATGAAGGAAGACCTGGAATCGAAAGGCCCGGTGCGCCTGTCCGAAGTCGAGGAGAAGCAGAAAGAAATCCTGGCCATCATCCGCCGCCTGGCCGACGAAGGCCAGGTCGTCTTGGGCGGCAAGGGCGAAGACACCTACGTCTAG
- a CDS encoding flagellar protein FliT → MTGEEVISIYEKVAVITHQMLAAAREYDWEQLAALESQCASHVATLRRDESAVPLTGMVREQKVKFIRQILADDREIRTITEPWMEQLSMLIKSTGTERKLAQVYGANQTG, encoded by the coding sequence ATGACTGGCGAAGAAGTTATCTCCATTTATGAAAAAGTCGCGGTCATTACGCACCAGATGCTTGCCGCGGCGCGTGAATATGACTGGGAGCAGCTGGCCGCGCTGGAATCCCAGTGCGCCAGCCATGTCGCAACGCTCAGGCGCGACGAGTCAGCCGTTCCGCTGACGGGCATGGTGCGCGAGCAAAAGGTCAAGTTCATTCGCCAGATCCTGGCGGACGACCGCGAAATCCGCACCATCACCGAGCCGTGGATGGAACAGCTTTCGATGCTAATCAAAAGCACCGGAACGGAACGCAAGCTGGCCCAGGTTTACGGCGCCAACCAGACGGGTTAA
- the fliL gene encoding flagellar basal body-associated protein FliL: protein MATSAPKAANKAGAKPDSEQPAAPKKKLIIIAAAAVLLLAGAGGGAWFFLGSKAQHADKPAKEQHKPAAAPVFMALETFTVNLQGEDMQQFLQVNMTLQVADEATVEHLKTNMPQVRNRLLLLLSSKKATEILTVEGKKKLSTEIVEQIQQPFTPNGPKPEVSDVFFTSFVVQ, encoded by the coding sequence ATGGCGACCTCCGCTCCCAAAGCAGCCAACAAGGCAGGCGCGAAGCCGGATTCAGAACAGCCGGCGGCCCCAAAAAAGAAACTGATCATCATTGCCGCAGCCGCGGTGCTGCTGCTTGCCGGCGCCGGAGGCGGCGCGTGGTTTTTCCTCGGCTCGAAGGCGCAACACGCCGACAAGCCGGCGAAAGAACAGCACAAGCCCGCAGCAGCCCCGGTATTTATGGCGCTGGAAACTTTCACCGTGAATTTGCAGGGAGAAGACATGCAGCAGTTCCTGCAAGTGAACATGACCTTGCAGGTAGCCGACGAAGCCACGGTCGAACATCTCAAGACGAACATGCCGCAGGTGCGCAACCGCCTGCTGCTGCTCTTGTCAAGCAAGAAAGCAACCGAGATCCTGACCGTGGAAGGAAAGAAGAAGCTTTCCACGGAAATCGTCGAGCAGATCCAGCAGCCCTTCACGCCCAACGGCCCTAAGCCCGAGGTGTCCGACGTCTTTTTCACCTCGTTCGTCGTTCAGTAA